In Rubrivirga marina, the following are encoded in one genomic region:
- a CDS encoding DUF7009 family protein → MKLRIQDDSIRLRLSHGDLQRLAEAGRVEAETRVAPGSSLVYRVQTADRADLGAELDGTTLTVFVPERWIVGWPDDERVGFEGTQDAGEGRQVALLVEKDFDCLHKRPDETDLFPHPNA, encoded by the coding sequence ATGAAGCTTCGCATCCAAGACGATTCGATCCGCCTTCGCCTGTCGCACGGCGACCTCCAGCGGCTCGCCGAGGCGGGCAGAGTCGAGGCCGAGACGCGCGTCGCGCCCGGGTCGTCGCTCGTCTACCGCGTCCAAACGGCCGACCGCGCCGACCTCGGTGCCGAGTTGGACGGGACCACGTTGACCGTCTTCGTACCGGAGCGTTGGATCGTGGGCTGGCCCGACGACGAGCGCGTGGGCTTCGAGGGCACGCAGGACGCAGGCGAGGGCCGACAGGTGGCGCTCCTCGTGGAGAAGGACTTCGACTGCCTCCACAAACGGCCCGACGAGACGGACCTCTTCCCGCACCCCAATGCCTGA
- the mobA gene encoding molybdenum cofactor guanylyltransferase yields the protein MPEPSEVTGLILAGGASRRFGRDKALVELGGLPFVAIVHAALAPHVGTMLLATGSAPRDYPVPAEVVLDAAPDAGPLAGLVAGLEAAETPWVLSAAVDLPYLTPAALRPLVTAEAGRADALVAVDARGRRQPTLALWRVATAAPVARACLTERRLALRDVLARLAVREVAVEGGALHNVNAPGDLG from the coding sequence ATGCCTGAGCCCTCTGAGGTCACCGGGCTAATCCTGGCGGGCGGCGCGTCCCGGCGGTTTGGGCGCGACAAGGCGCTCGTGGAGTTGGGCGGCCTCCCGTTCGTCGCCATCGTCCACGCCGCGCTCGCGCCGCACGTCGGGACGATGCTCCTCGCGACGGGGTCCGCGCCTCGCGACTACCCCGTGCCGGCAGAGGTCGTGCTCGACGCCGCGCCCGACGCCGGTCCGCTCGCGGGCCTCGTGGCCGGGCTGGAGGCCGCGGAGACGCCGTGGGTCCTGTCGGCCGCCGTCGATCTGCCCTACCTCACGCCGGCCGCGCTCCGCCCGCTCGTCACCGCCGAGGCGGGCCGGGCCGACGCGCTCGTCGCCGTCGACGCTCGCGGCCGCCGCCAGCCGACCCTGGCGCTCTGGCGCGTGGCGACGGCGGCGCCGGTCGCGCGGGCCTGCCTCACGGAGCGCCGGCTCGCGCTGCGGGACGTGCTGGCGCGGCTGGCAGTGCGGGAGGTCGCCGTCGAGGGAGGCGCGCTCCACAACGTCAACGCGCCGGGCGACCTGGGGTGA
- a CDS encoding alkaline phosphatase family protein, with the protein MRFPSVRVLLVAACLVGVAAAQDAPPTRPAHVVLVTIDGLRPEFYLDAGWPAPVLQQLAGAGAVAHAVRPAFPSVTYPNHTTIITGALPARHGVFYNTVFEPDGQTGRWYWEADAIRVPTLWDAVRAAGGTTASVMWPVSVGAPIDYNFPEVWSLEEGADFLVSVRAAATPAGLVEEIEERATGTLSVAGPLSGDYPGRDDVIGTIGAYLLETYRPTLTTIHLGAVDHFEHVEGRDGPTVRRAVAAADRAIGRLTEAADRAGIAAETTFIVTGDHGFSDIHTTLAPNVWLLEAGLTGDTRDRGPDWRASFMVTGASAFLHLRDPSDAAAADSALRVLDALPPGVRGLFTVLDRDELDRLGTAPEAAFALTPVPGVSFSGSARGEAIRPASGGTHGYAPTFDEIYTGLVAVGPGIRSGVVIPVSRQEDTAAIVAALLGLDFDPPDGALYPGLVSLP; encoded by the coding sequence GTGCGCTTCCCCTCCGTCCGCGTGTTGCTCGTCGCCGCCTGCCTCGTCGGCGTGGCCGCCGCCCAAGACGCCCCGCCGACGCGGCCCGCGCACGTCGTCCTCGTCACGATCGACGGCCTGCGGCCCGAGTTCTACCTCGACGCCGGGTGGCCGGCCCCCGTGCTCCAGCAGCTGGCGGGCGCCGGGGCCGTGGCGCACGCGGTCCGGCCGGCGTTCCCCTCGGTCACCTACCCGAACCACACGACCATCATCACGGGCGCGCTGCCGGCCCGGCACGGCGTCTTCTACAACACGGTGTTCGAGCCCGACGGGCAGACGGGCCGGTGGTACTGGGAGGCCGACGCGATCCGGGTGCCGACGCTGTGGGACGCGGTCCGGGCGGCGGGCGGCACGACGGCCAGCGTCATGTGGCCCGTCTCCGTGGGGGCCCCCATCGACTACAACTTTCCCGAGGTGTGGTCTCTCGAGGAGGGCGCCGACTTTCTGGTGTCGGTCCGCGCTGCCGCGACGCCGGCCGGGCTCGTGGAGGAGATCGAAGAGCGGGCGACGGGCACGCTGTCCGTGGCCGGGCCCCTGTCGGGCGACTACCCCGGCCGCGACGACGTGATCGGGACGATCGGGGCGTACCTCCTCGAGACGTACCGGCCGACGCTCACCACCATCCACCTCGGCGCCGTCGACCACTTCGAGCACGTGGAGGGCCGCGACGGCCCCACCGTCCGGCGGGCCGTCGCGGCGGCGGACCGCGCCATCGGGCGCCTGACGGAGGCGGCCGACCGGGCCGGCATCGCTGCGGAGACGACCTTCATCGTCACGGGCGACCACGGGTTCTCCGACATCCACACGACGCTGGCCCCGAACGTGTGGCTCCTGGAGGCGGGGCTCACCGGGGACACCCGCGACCGGGGGCCCGACTGGCGGGCGTCGTTCATGGTCACGGGCGCGTCGGCGTTCCTCCACCTGCGCGATCCGTCCGACGCGGCCGCGGCCGACTCCGCCCTCCGGGTTCTCGACGCGCTGCCCCCGGGCGTCCGCGGCCTGTTCACCGTTCTGGACCGGGACGAGCTCGACCGACTGGGGACCGCGCCGGAGGCCGCCTTCGCCCTCACGCCGGTCCCAGGCGTCTCGTTCTCGGGGTCCGCGCGCGGTGAGGCCATCCGGCCGGCGAGCGGCGGGACGCACGGCTACGCCCCGACGTTCGACGAGATCTACACCGGCCTCGTCGCGGTCGGGCCCGGGATTCGGAGTGGGGTCGTGATCCCGGTCTCGCGCCAGGAGGACACGGCCGCCATCGTCGCGGCGCTGCTCGGGCTGGACTTCGACCCGCCGGACGGCGCCCTGTATCCGGGGTTGGTCTCCCTCCCCTGA
- a CDS encoding cytochrome-c peroxidase → MPIASTPRFRLASLALVSVVTLGASFATRMAGTPVLPETPYDYASAELPLHLQHSSVLRWDNTPDDNPITDAGATLGRVLFYDVRLSQNETVSCASCHRQEHGFSDPRPLSIGFEGEPTDRNSMALSFARYDRTRRFFWDGRARTLEALTLEPIQDPVEMGMTLDALEARLEATAFYPGLFADAFGTPEVTSDRVAKALSQFIRSIVASNSRYDAAREAEEELFGRPLAGLTEQENRGIELFFGEGRCEQCHSGDMFVGNGLLNNGLDSTFTDLGGGGRRDPLGLKTVTGRGRGAFKTVSLRNVELTAPYMHDGRFATLEEVVDHYSTGVRISPTLDPRLRRGGRPIRPSFTDDERAALVAFLRTLTDTTLTTDPRWSDPFVSRAPAGQ, encoded by the coding sequence ATGCCGATTGCGTCGACTCCCCGGTTCCGGCTCGCGTCGCTCGCCCTTGTCTCCGTGGTCACCCTCGGAGCCAGCTTCGCCACCCGGATGGCCGGCACGCCCGTCCTCCCCGAGACGCCCTACGACTACGCCAGCGCCGAGCTGCCGCTCCACCTCCAGCACAGCTCGGTCCTCCGCTGGGACAACACCCCCGACGACAACCCGATCACCGACGCGGGTGCGACGCTCGGGCGCGTCCTCTTCTACGACGTACGGCTGTCCCAGAACGAGACCGTCTCGTGCGCCTCGTGCCACCGGCAGGAGCACGGCTTCTCCGACCCCCGGCCCCTCAGCATCGGCTTTGAAGGCGAGCCGACGGACCGGAACTCGATGGCGCTGTCGTTCGCCCGCTACGACCGCACCCGCCGGTTCTTCTGGGACGGCCGCGCCCGGACGCTGGAGGCCCTGACGCTGGAGCCGATCCAGGACCCCGTCGAGATGGGCATGACCCTCGACGCGCTCGAAGCCCGACTGGAGGCCACCGCCTTCTACCCTGGCCTCTTCGCCGACGCCTTCGGCACGCCGGAGGTCACCTCAGACCGCGTCGCGAAGGCGCTGTCCCAGTTCATCCGCTCCATCGTCGCCTCCAACTCCCGCTACGACGCCGCGCGCGAGGCCGAAGAAGAGCTGTTCGGCCGGCCCCTCGCCGGGCTGACGGAGCAGGAGAACCGCGGGATCGAATTGTTCTTCGGGGAGGGCCGCTGCGAGCAGTGCCACTCCGGCGACATGTTTGTGGGGAATGGACTCCTCAACAACGGACTGGACTCGACCTTTACGGACCTCGGAGGCGGTGGGAGGCGAGATCCGTTGGGCCTGAAGACCGTGACGGGTCGGGGCCGGGGGGCGTTCAAGACGGTGTCGCTCCGCAACGTCGAGCTCACGGCGCCCTACATGCACGACGGCCGGTTCGCGACGCTCGAGGAGGTCGTCGATCACTACAGCACCGGCGTCCGGATCAGCCCCACCCTCGACCCCCGCCTCCGCAGGGGCGGCCGGCCGATCCGCCCGTCCTTTACGGACGACGAGCGGGCCGCCCTCGTGGCCTTCCTCCGCACCCTCACCGACACCACCCTCACCACCGACCCGCGGTGGTCCGACCCGTTCGTCTCCCGGGCGCCGGCCGGTCAATGA
- a CDS encoding adenosylhomocysteinase: MDHKEGQYKVADLSLAEEGRKRIEWAESRMPVLMKLREEYSQSQPFAGYKITGCLHVTKETAVLIETLKACGAEVAWSGCNPLSTNDSVAAALALGPNGDGDGVEIYAWYGQDTEAFYWCIDRTIDTTPSTTLDDGADLIFRVHSQFPEKAQDIIGGSEETTTGVHRLRAMAEDGKLLYPVYAVNDAETKWDFDNVYGTGQSTLDGILRASSVLLAGKNFVVAGYGHCGRGVAMRAKGMGANVIVTEIKATAALKATLDGMRVMPMEEAAKVGDIFVTATGMKDVVRGEHFVSMKEGAIVCNTGHYDVELDLVALNDIAVSKRTIREDNVEYTMDNGRKVYVLADGRLVNLAAAEGHPSEVMDMSFANQLQAHLALIRRHEAGEDLPNTVLDLPEELDQEIAGIKLETMGLAIDTLSDEQVAYATDYSAGT, from the coding sequence ATGGACCACAAGGAAGGACAGTACAAGGTCGCCGACCTCTCCCTCGCCGAGGAGGGCCGCAAGCGGATCGAGTGGGCCGAGAGCCGGATGCCGGTCCTCATGAAGCTCCGCGAGGAGTACAGCCAGTCGCAGCCGTTCGCCGGCTACAAGATCACCGGCTGCCTCCACGTCACGAAGGAGACGGCGGTCCTCATCGAGACGCTCAAGGCGTGCGGGGCCGAGGTCGCGTGGAGCGGCTGCAACCCGCTCTCAACCAACGACAGCGTCGCCGCGGCGCTCGCGCTCGGGCCCAACGGCGACGGCGACGGCGTCGAGATCTACGCGTGGTACGGCCAGGACACCGAGGCCTTCTACTGGTGCATCGACCGGACCATCGACACCACGCCGAGCACGACGCTCGACGACGGCGCCGACCTCATCTTCCGCGTCCACAGCCAGTTCCCCGAGAAGGCCCAGGACATCATCGGCGGCTCCGAGGAGACGACGACCGGCGTCCACCGCCTCCGCGCCATGGCCGAGGACGGCAAGCTCCTGTACCCCGTCTACGCCGTCAACGACGCCGAGACGAAGTGGGACTTCGACAACGTCTACGGGACGGGCCAGTCGACGCTCGACGGCATCCTTCGCGCGTCGTCGGTGCTCCTCGCCGGCAAGAACTTCGTCGTCGCCGGCTACGGCCACTGCGGCCGCGGCGTCGCGATGCGGGCCAAGGGCATGGGCGCCAACGTGATCGTCACCGAGATCAAGGCGACGGCCGCGCTCAAGGCCACGCTCGACGGCATGCGCGTGATGCCGATGGAGGAGGCCGCCAAGGTCGGCGACATCTTCGTCACCGCGACGGGCATGAAGGACGTCGTCCGCGGCGAGCACTTCGTCTCGATGAAGGAGGGCGCCATCGTCTGCAACACGGGCCACTACGACGTCGAGCTCGACCTCGTCGCCCTCAACGACATCGCCGTCTCGAAGCGGACGATCCGCGAGGACAACGTCGAATACACGATGGACAACGGCCGGAAGGTCTACGTCCTCGCCGACGGCCGGCTCGTGAACCTCGCCGCCGCCGAGGGCCACCCGTCGGAGGTCATGGACATGAGCTTCGCCAACCAGCTCCAGGCCCACCTTGCGCTGATCCGCCGCCACGAGGCCGGCGAGGACCTTCCGAACACGGTCCTCGACCTCCCGGAGGAGCTCGACCAGGAGATCGCCGGGATCAAGCTCGAGACGATGGGCCTCGCCATCGACACGCTGTCCGACGAGCAGGTCGCCTACGCGACCGACTACTCGGCCGGCACCTGA